The Lathyrus oleraceus cultivar Zhongwan6 chromosome 5, CAAS_Psat_ZW6_1.0, whole genome shotgun sequence genome includes the window CTAGAttttcaacctgcataggtcccatcaagtccatatgaagtagctCCAGAACTTTTGAAGTGGTCAGAGTTGGAACTTATtgtgtgacatctttgtttgcTTTTCTATTTGACATTCGCCATAGATTCTTCCTTCATCAATTTTTAGTTTgggaattcctctgactgcttcctttGACAAAAATTTCTTCATATCTTTCAGATGTAAGTGAACAAGCTTTTGATGCCATAGCTTAGTCTCATCCTCTTTTGACACTAGGCATGTGGAGAGACAATTTGTTTCATAAAGCATGCGCAAATTGAATCGGCTTCATTTGCATGCATGCACCATTTAGATTGACGCCTTAATTCAATGTCCCACATGCTTTAGAGGGTGTCGttaccgggatttcacgataacaaattagggactaaagagatgccaaaaagatgaaaaattagaagagtcgccaccgaattttatttagtttacaTCTATCGGAGAAGCGTGGGAtaatagtcgataaaaccctcgaaAAAGCTACGCGTACGGGAAGCGCTAAAAGggaataaggaatcggtctcaCAACCGATATTTGGATTCAGAAGTCGGTTACGCGAGGAtaaggtattagcacccctcacgtacatggtactccatgggaaccatttgggttgttttacatacattgagatttatctatcattgttttattttcaaaagaatatGTGTGAAAGAGGAGATGTTTTATTATTATAGTGCTCaccaaggattggggcccttgtgcccACGTATCACTCATTCGAGGATGAGGAATCATAGCTCCGTAGTTcagagtagaaaatgtttgtgtgttggttaattttacctttgaaaaaagggtttttagaatgatgccctaaggcacaaaaatgagtttgatgagttgtattgtttttaccttgaataagagttttatgaaagaatgtttgtgcttatattatactaaagtctatgggcagaggtgattattctagacaacaaacaaagcgtcttgcgtccaaaataatcagagtaagggtagtaatgatccattcttactcattctccaccacttaagactcgtggcgcacaataataatcgtaattttattgtatttttgaatttgattatgaaaatgtcACTTGACGTTGGATGAAGGGTCtgttttatttgattatgaaatttgacttatgcaacatgaatgcaaagtaaccaacaagaaaataaagagtctcattgtaaggtatcCCAAGAGAAATCCTTGTGTatgcaaaagtgacctaagctaaacaaatgataatggtcttacaaatatgtccccctaaggtggtgtCATGATGTCGTTCTTACAACATGAATctaagttacggatgaaaatcctAGTGTTTACAAAGTACCACaaaagagaaaaggaaagccTTCAAGCAAAGATCCTAAATAGAATTCTCTAAGTCCAAGTGATTAAtgagtggagtgaatatttttggtcttatcattttatcatgcttttgttgtttttaatgtttgataataataaaaaaaataacaagtaaagaaacatgcatgatgaatttgtacaatgatgatggtaatgagtacttgaatgtaaattacaaggtaatgacataaaagtaaattacaagatgaagaataacaatataacaataataatggttagtggatataaatgatataaaacaaataaCAAGTTAATAGTAccaaaataacaataaaaaatgttaatgataaacaaagttagtgaagtataattaATGGTTAGTAATATGTGCAAAATGAACATTTTGAGAACTATTTTTCAATAGGTCAaaaaagactcaaaatatgacAGATTATtggataacttatcattgatgcaaagtattgaaaATGATTAAAGAATCAACTAATAATAGATTTGTAACAAAAAAAGTTATACAACCCTGAGTCTATCTATCAATATTTTAACAAATTGTGTCACTCAAATAATTATGATTTGTTTTCACCCCTtttttatttagcaagatagtaagagagtaaataaattagcataatgtaaatgacatggttagataacaataaacataaacatacaGTACTTGAAAATAAAATGAGCAGTAAAATTAATTGCaagaaaataaagtgcaataatataaatgttagaagttagtagttagtggttaataaaataacaataagcaaatggattagcaagttaatgtAAAGAACAAGATTTCATCTATAcatcaaatgactcaaatatggttgaaatagaggtaatctatcaatgcctcaaagtatcatgaatgatctattgatcaatcaattataggtttgaaacattgaagatttaatcaactctaaacaacaATGACCATGATCTAATAGACCTTATTAACCAAACAAATGTAACTACAAGTCCACAATAAAAGCAAATAATAACAAACACAAAGCAAGACTAAAAAAGGTGAACAAAAAGGTAGTAAGAGCAAGAAATCTCAAATAAAAGTGTGTAAACCAAAGTTAATCATTTTTTGCAAGCTTGAACCTAAACCCTCTCGAAAGAACAAAGAAGAATAACCAAATTTTTTTAATACAAAACATAACAAAAAGGCTAAAAAGtttaagctaaaatcattacccaaaaaATGTGAAAAAGCTAGGTTGAAATGATGTTGAGCTTGAATGTGAAGCAAGGGGTTTGGGACGAAAGTATTTATCGTGGAAGCTTAGTGAAGGGGCtgagttatgagtgttagagagtggGAAGTTTTAAGGAAAAAAGGTGAAGTGGAAAAAAGTTGGTGGGGGTGACTTTTGGGAGAGAAAGATTTTTTGTTTTGAATTAGGTTTAGAGAGGAGAGTGAATGATGTTTGGACATAATTTTTGGGGGATAGAAAGCATGGAAAATGAGGGAAAATAGTGtccctatttatagggaaaacAAATGGGTAAGTGGGTGAAACAAAAGCCACTATGTGTGAAAAACAAAGTTACTGATGTTGTTTGTGCAGGTGTAATCGActaccatgattagggtaatcgattacaccaacCAAAATAGTCTGGGAATCTGAATTCTGCcagtgtaatcgattaccatgattagggcAATCGATTATACAaaccaaaaattgattttttttccTTATTTTGTTAGTTTTTCTCATGTGTAAATACCATGCCTTGAGCCCATGCAATATGCCTTTAGTTATGGATATTAATGCAATTATGGTGATGTAACAATGAATGTATGTATGTGTAATAGGGTCATGGATAAAATAAAATTCGTATGCgggtagggtaaattttggggtatgacagttgtcCTTATTTAATTTTCTCAGACTTGAAGATATGGATAGCGAAGGCTTCCAATGTGTTCAAGATAAGAGAGGATTAAATATTAATATGAGTAACTGGAAATTTTCCCTGCCGGGAGATGATAGGGTTAGGATTTGTTGGGGATTATGCATGGTTATGATGATTATGCATGCAATGCGATGTGTGCATCATAAGTATATTCTCAAGGAGGAAATTTAGATATTAGAATTCCAAGAAGATTGAGGtaagaaaactccactgggggatGAGAGAAAGGGTAACTACCCCTAGCTACGGCTGGAGAACAACAAAATGGAGATTCCTAGCAACGATTGGGATATTTGACTCAGTTGGAGAGAAATGACAAGGTACAGTGATGATTCTTAGCGACGGTTAGAATACTCGATTCTATGGGGAAAAGAAGTCGTTTAGTGACGATTACTAGTAATTGATGGAATACCTAACTCGATTATATATACAACTTTCCACGAAGGTACAATGACGATTCTTAGCGAGGACTAGAATACCTGACTTGACTGCGGAAGTAAACTTTCCATGAAGGTACAATGATGATTCTTAGCGAAGGCTAGAATACCTGAATCGACTAGAGATACGACTTTCCGTGAAGGTACAATGACGATTCTTAACAAAGGCTAGAATACCTGAAATCTGTCGGAAAGATCAAACAGTTTAGTGTCGATTCTTAGTAACGGCTAGAATACCTGAAATCCATCGGGAAGATCAAACAATTCAGTGACGATTCTTAGCACCGACTAGAATACCTGAATCTGCTGAGGAGAATATAGAAGTCCAATGACGATTCCTTGCAACGACTGGAATACCTGACATCTCCTAGGAAATGGAGCATTTCAGTGACGATTCCTTGTAAAGATTGGAATACTTGGATTATGTTGGGAAATAAATGAAAAGATGATTCTCGGCTATAAATGTCTGACTTGGCTTGGGGAATGAGCCCAAAATGCCTCTTGTCTGAAAAAAGGAAAGTTCAGTGATGGTGATGACTTTTTGGGGATGGAAGAAGTAAAatgatgattcttagcaacgactagaatacctgactcttCTGAGGAAACTTGAAATGAAACGAAACAGTTTAGCAACGATTCTTAGCAATGGCTAGAACACACGGCTCTGCTTGGGAAATGTTTTGAGGATGAACATTGATTATATTGGGAAAATTCCTAACAACGATTGGGAAATTCCGAATTCTGATGAGTTAATTTTAGTTAATTAAGGAGATACTTATGATGTTATGTTATGTATGCCAATGCGTGTTTGGGCTTTCATGGGGGAATGTATGAAATGCAGGGTTTGCAAGTTATGCCAAGTATGATTGAGCTATGCGGGGGAGTGTATCTGAGGAatgtggtaaggtaccacgcgcttaactgatttttggtataccataagatatgggccacatacacttaagtggtctttttagcttgcagcccacacaagtggttctataaatagaacccttgtgcagaagcatctcacttgatgaaattttgtttctgtctctctctctctctctctctctctctcacacacacacacacacacacacacactcaaagccttcatttgtagaagctagcactgagactaaaggaatccattcgtgtggactgagtagaggcgttgtcaccattcaacgctcgtggTCACTCCTTAGATCTCCATCAAAGGTTTCAATAACCACAAGAGGTTACTGTTTCCATCACTGATaatgcccattcgtaaggatcactaaaggaaatttttttaattttcgttgcgttttggatcgcaattttccTTCACATAGCAAGGGCCAAATTTTGTGACAGTCTTCATCAACCCAAAAACTTCTATAAGTTCTACAACCTCCTTACATTTTAGGGCATCCTTACCGAATTCCCTCTCCAGGGCTACCCTCCTTTGAATAACATACCTCCACCTTTCAGCAATTTACATAATGTAAAGAAACATTGTTCAGTGGAGCCTTGGGCACAGCAACATGAGGCTTCTTTGTAGCATATCTTTTTATAGGCGTGATGTCCTGGACATCcttttcaacatcaaacttagaATCACTAGAAGATACAACTTTCCTCTTTCTAGTAGGGGTAACAACTTTACTCCATGATCTAGTGTGACAAACAGGAGATTTTCCTATGGAGCTTCTAGAGGGATTGATTTTCAAACCACTAGATTTTCTTTTCATCTCCTTGGAGAGAGAATCTTCAAACACCACTGCCTTTCCTTTTCGTCTCTGCAGTCTCTTGGCTATACCAGGAGTTACAATATTAGTAAGAGGTTCTTCATCGGAAGTTAGTTCATCAACATTGATAATATGATCAACTTTCTTTTTACTTCTTCTCTCATGAGTAGCATGCTCAGGGACACACTCATCAGCCTTCTTCTTACTCCTTCTTTCAAAAGCAGCATGTTCAGGAACACTTTCCTCAACTTTTTCACTAGAATCATTGTCAGGGCTAGTTTCTTTTTCCAAATATGTTTGAACATCTGGAAAAACATCTAAGTTCGCTTCCTTTAAAACAAATGTAAAAAACTTCATAAGTTCCTTATAAATGGCACTCCTTTCCGCTTCCGTTGGATTCTAAGTGCCACCAACATGCATAGTAGGGTTTCTCATTTTAGACCCTTTAGACCTAGACCCTTCTTCAACAACAATTTTATCTTTACTAGGGATTATAGGTCCAAAAGACTTACTAGAAGTCTTGACATTCTCTGACACAAAAGGCGTAACTTTCTTCTAAGGGGTGGATGAATTATGGATAAGGAAGTAACATCCAAGACCAGATCAGCCAGGTTGATCATTTGGAATGGTTCATTTTCCCTAACAGTTGGGGAAGATGATCCACTGGTTTCAGTTGGGACATGAATGTGTGTGGGTGAAGATTTTTTCGACATTTTAGGTAACACTTGATGCAGATGGAATTGGGAAAGACTCTTGAGAGAGGGTGAGCACAGATATCTGGAAAGGAATGAAGCGTTTGAATGGAAAGGGTACCGTATTTTTGTCCAACAGGATACACAATGAGGTAAAGGGTTTAGGTAAGCGTGTCTAGTGTAATGATGAGATTTAAAATTCTATCTGACTCACTTAAATAGTCGTAATTGCTATAAATGCTCATTAACACAAATCCCAAGTTTTCCTCTTAATTTTTCAAAGTGAATTGCATCCAAGGCTTTGGTAAAAATGTCTACAAGTTGATTCTCCATGCTAACATGCTAAAATGTTATGAATTTCTCTTTAACAAGTTGTCTGATAAAAGGATTCCTGGTGTCAATGTGTTTAGTTCTAttgtgttgaataggatttttggagaTATTAATAGCACCCAAGTtatcacagaataatgtcatgacatcttgtctgacattgtattcagtcaacatttgtttcatccataTTAGTTGAGAGCAGTTGCTGCCAGCTGCTATATACTCAGCTTCAATAGTAGATAGGGATACACAATTATGttgctgaaccatgaaatcaaATGTTTCCCAAAAAGAAACATCCTCCAAAGGTACTCTTGCTATCATCAGCACTACCTTCCTAATCAACATCACAATACCCCACTAACATGGAATTAGAATCATGAGAATACAACATTCCATAATCACTTGTGCCATTCACATACTTTAGAATCCTTTTTACTTGATTGATgtgactcactttgggttctgcttgatatctagcacaaactCCAACAACAAAAGTTATATCTTGTATGCTTGCTGTAAGGTATAGAAGGCTACCAATCATGCTTCTATATAAGCTCTGATCAATAGTTATGCCATTTTCATATTTAGATAACTTCAAGTGAGTAGGTGCAtgagttcttttgtgactagcattcTCCAATCCAAATATCTTCACAATACTCTTTGCATATTTGCTTTGACACAGAAAAATggagtcttccatctgtttgacttggAGTCCAGGAAATTACGTTAGTTCACCtaccaaactcaattcaaactAAGATTGCATTTTCTTGACAAAATGTTGGACCATCTCATCAGACATTCCTCCAAAaacaatatcatccacatagatctAAGATATCATAAGTTTTCCATCCTTATCTTTGACAAGAGAGTCTTATTAATTCCATCCTTTCTATATCTATGGTTGATGAGAAACTCAGTCAATCTTTAataccaagctcttggagctttTTTTAAACCATACAATGCCTTATTTAGTTTGATCACATGATTAGGGAATGTAGGGTCAACAAATCCTTTTGGTTGTTCAACACACATCTCCATTTAAATAGCCATTTAGAAAGGCAtttttaacatccatttggaacaacTTGACTTTAAAAGGCATGTCATTCCAAGTAACAATCTGATAGACGCTAAGCAAGCCACTGGAGCAAATATTTCATCAAAGTCCAGTCCTTCCATTTGGGTGTATCCTTGAGAAATGAGTTTGGCTTTGTTTCTggtaacaaccccttgttcatctGACTTGTTCTTATACATCCATCTAGTgccaataacatttattccttcagcTCTTGGAACCAAATCCCACACCTCATTAATTTTGAATTGGCCAAGTTCATCTTGCATAACATTAATCTATAACATTAATCCATAATTCATCAGTCAAGGCCTCCTTGATATTCTTGGGTTCAAATTTAGAAATAAAAGAGGCATTTAACACAACTTCCCTTGATCTGGTAATTATCCATTCATTTAGATTTACTATAATAAATTCCTTAGGATGATCTTTCTGGATTTTGATGGAAGGCCCTTTGTTAGTTGACTCAGTCTCTATAGGTTCAGTATTAGCACTTGAGACTGCAACATCTTCTGGAACATCATTCATTGATGTTTCAACATCATCTGTGACATCAACTTCGTTAGTTAAGTCATCCATAACAATGTTTCTGGATTCCATcatgtaagaccctaattttgaccctaagatccctcatggcatca containing:
- the LOC127081570 gene encoding uncharacterized protein LOC127081570, translating into MESRNIVMDDLTNEVDVTDDVETSMNDVPEDVAVSSANTEPIETESTNKGPSIKIQKDHPKEFIIINVMQDELGQFKINEVWDLVPRAEGINVIGTRWMYKNKSDEQGVVTRNKAKLISQGYTQMEGLDFDEIFAPEANLDVFPDVQTYLEKETSPDNDSSEKVEESVPEHAAFERRSKKKADECVPEHATHERRSKKKVDHIINVDELTSDEEPLTNIVTPGIAKRLQRRKGKAVVFEDSLSKEMKRKSSGLKINPSRSSIGKSPVCHTRSWSKVVTPTRKRKVVSSSDSKFDVEKDVQDITPIKRYATKKPHVAVPKAPLNNVSLHYVNC